The genomic stretch ATCGGGGGCAGCGCTGCAATGACATCTTCAGCGTTGCGCACCAGTACCGCGCCGTCGCGGATCAGAGCATTGCAGCCAAAAGCGCGGGCGTCAAAGGGGTGACCGGGGACCGCCATGACCTCGCGCCCCAGATCCAGCGCGTCACGGGCGGTGATCAGGCTGCCGGATCGACCGGCGGCCTCAACCACGATGACGGCCTGGGCGAGACCGGCAATGATGCGGTTGCGTTTGGGAAAATCACGGGCCTGGGGGGTACGCTGCATGGGTTGTTCTGACAGGATCAGGCCCTTGCGGGCGATATTTTGGGCCAGGTCGGTATTTTGCGAGGGATAAATCACATCACAGCCCCCGGCCAGAACCGCAATGGTGCCGGTTTCCAGGCTGGCAAGATGGGCCGCAGTATCCACGCCCCGCGCCAGACCTGACACCACGGTAAATCCCGCTGCACCCAGATCCCGGGCCAGGCTACGGGCCATGCGGGTCCCCAAAGAGGAGGCATTGCGGGCGCCGACCAGGGCAATCATTGGTCGGGTCAGATGCTGCAAATCGCCAATCGCCCAGAGCAACGGTGGCGCTGAGCTAAGCTGCGAGAGTGCAGGGGGGTAGAGCGGAGCATCAAAGCACAAAAGCCGCGCTTTGGCGGCTTTTGCGGCGTTTACTTCTGCGGTGACCGCACTTGCAGGGCATATTTCATATCCTGACATTCCGGCGGCACGTGCCATTTTTGGCAACGCATCCAGCGCGTTCTGCGCTGAACCATGCTCTGCGAGGAGGCGGTGAAACGTCACCGGGCCTACACGTCGAGAGCGCAAAAGGCGGAGCTTGGAAAACCAGCTATCTTCCGTGGTGGGTGGGAGTGGGGGGTGAGTGGAAGAATGTGCTTCCTCGGTCATCCGTCGCTCCGCCTATTTGCAGTTAAAGGGATACCCTAGAAACAGTTAACAGGCGGTGAATATTTGAAAATTATCCAAAGATTTTCGACAACCTGAGCGTGATTTTTAGAGATCCTACGAAAACCCTTTGCAGGGCATTGAAAACTAACAGTAAAGATTCGTGCTTCTGGTACCAGCTTGCCTGTTTTTCCTTGTAATAGCCCGCAAAAATTCCAAAAAAACGCGCCCAAATCGGCCGCGTTTTTGGTAAAGAACCCGCGTATCCTCGCGATTTATGATAGCTTTTTTCCGCCCTTTAGGGGGCGGGTTTTGGCCTTTGCGAGCGGCGGGCTGGGGTTGAGAAAGTCGCCTGCCGTAAAGCACGGCGCGTGATCTCAAGTTGCCGAACCGCCAACCGTCAGCCCATCCATCAGCACGCTGGGTTGCCCCACGCCAACCGGCACCCATTGTCCGGCCTTGCCGCAGTTGCCCATGCCCGGGTCCAGCTGCATGTCATTGCCCAGTGCCCGGA from Phaeobacter sp. G2 encodes the following:
- the dprA gene encoding DNA-processing protein DprA: MTEEAHSSTHPPLPPTTEDSWFSKLRLLRSRRVGPVTFHRLLAEHGSAQNALDALPKMARAAGMSGYEICPASAVTAEVNAAKAAKARLLCFDAPLYPPALSQLSSAPPLLWAIGDLQHLTRPMIALVGARNASSLGTRMARSLARDLGAAGFTVVSGLARGVDTAAHLASLETGTIAVLAGGCDVIYPSQNTDLAQNIARKGLILSEQPMQRTPQARDFPKRNRIIAGLAQAVIVVEAAGRSGSLITARDALDLGREVMAVPGHPFDARAFGCNALIRDGAVLVRNAEDVIAALPPMSFTATGSVSTAAPPAPEVSKPAASGRKETVTEKLTQLSALTQALAGVPTPPPEKRSLKETAALHQMILAGLGPSPTASDQLMRDLELTPQAFTPALTELELEGKISRIPGGLLTRRNRGDKSG